Proteins from a genomic interval of Dryobates pubescens isolate bDryPub1 chromosome 7, bDryPub1.pri, whole genome shotgun sequence:
- the LOC128897346 gene encoding uncharacterized protein LOC128897346 codes for MGDLGSPQGPRSSFGGAPIKSPAPPFPPTSPLAEEVLEVWPGLEVGLDAGSDQSEAREEVGGGAEASSSRSWAGGRGSGGEQFQPCPSPQPSANQRQTHSQVGGARLAPAPPLLVLAPPPAAAYGEGPGPGAGPPAGSGGNSSARGGLPVNPSPSLYAPVAPSAPQTPSQYPPLAPSAPQIPSQYLPLAPSAPQIPSQYPPLAPSAPQIPSQYPPLAPSAPQIPSQYPPLAPSAPKTPSQYPPLAPSAPQTPSQYPPLAPSAPHAPSQCFPVAPSAPQIHSQYPPLAPSAPQIHSQYPPLAPSAPQTPSQYPPLAPSAPQTPSQYPPLAPSAPHAPSQCFPVAPRAPQTPSQ; via the coding sequence ATGGGGGATTTGGGGTCCCCACAGGGTCCCAGAAGCTCCTTTGGGGGGGCCCCAATTAAGTCACCcgctccccccttcccccccacctcaccATTGGCTGAGGAGGTCCTGGAGGTGTGGCCAGGCCTGGAGGTGGGCCTGGATGCGGGCAGCGACCAATCGGAGGCGAGGGAGGAAGTCGGGGGTGGGGctgaggcctccagcagccgATCCTGGGCCGGAGGGAGAGGGTCAGGAGGAGAGCagttccagccctgcccctccccacagccctcgGCCAATCAGAGGCAGACTCACTCTCAGGTGGGAGGTGCCcggctggctccagccccaccCCTGCTGGTTTTGGCCccgcccccagcagcagcctatGGCGAAGGGCCAGGACCTGGCGCAGGGccccctgctggctctggggggaACAGCAGTGCCCGGGGAGGGCTCCCAGTAAATCCCAGTCCCTCTCTGTATGcaccagtagctcccagtgccccccagaccccctcccaGTACCCACCattagctcccagtgccccccagatcccctcccagtacCTACCattagctcccagtgccccccagatcccctcccagtacCCACCattagctcccagtgccccccagatcccctcccagtacCCACCattagctcccagtgccccccagatcccctcccagtacCCACCattagctcccagtgcccccaagaCCCCCTCCCAGTACCCACCattagctcccagtgccccccagaccccctcccaGTACCCACCattagctcccagtgccccccacgCCCCCTCTCAGTGcttcccagtagctcccagtgccccccagatcCACTCCCAGTACCCACCattagctcccagtgccccccagatcCACTCCCAGTACCCACCattagctcccagtgccccccagaccccctcccaGTACCCACCattagctcccagtgccccccagaccccctcccaGTACCCACCattagctcccagtgccccccacgCCCCCTCTCAGTGCTTCCCAGTAGCTCCCCGtgccccccagaccccctcccagtag